Within Pelotomaculum schinkii, the genomic segment CTTCTGACACACTGACTCCTTTAATCTTGACAACTTTATTGCGTCCGGTCAGACCGGACAGGATTTCTACCTGGCCGCGGCCGACCGACAGGAGGTCGGCCAGGAAGGCGCGGCACGCCTCATTAGCTTCCCCATCCACCGGAGGCGCCGTCAGCCGTACCCTGAGAGCGTCTTCGAAAATTCCCGCCACCTGGTTTTTGGATGCCCGAGGCTGGACCCTTACCTTGAAGGACACGCCGTCCTTTTCTTCTTTTAGCGGCAGCACCTTATACAACTCCTCCTTTACGGATATTTGCCAGCGTATAGGCGACTGCTTTACGCAGTTCCTCAGCCAGGTCCGCCAGGTGTTCACAACCCTGTGGCCCGCCGACTATTTCAGACAACTGTTTCTTGGCGCATTCTGTAAGGACCAGACCTTTCAATCTACCGGGGAGCAAAGCACACTCAAAACACACCTGATCCGGCGCCCTGAGAAAGCTGCCGGAGCATTCTTCAACCCGGCCGGCAAGGTCCAGGCGGCTCAACAGGCCCAGCTCGTGGTAGGAGTCGCTAAAGCCGCTATGAACGATGAGACCGTCCGCCAAAAGGTAAACAGCGCAGTTTTTGGAGCGGTTGAAAAGGTTTAAACCGTGCTGCAGCCCGTCCACATACTCGTTCCACCAGCGTGTAACACGATGGAGGTTGCTTTGATAACGGCAGGTGTCAACCTGAAACTTCCGCCAGTGTTCACAATAGGATTTCAGGGTGGGGAATCCTCTCTCCCGGAAGAGAAAAGTTTCCGACTGGATAATACCCTTGACGCATTCGGCAAGCAACTCCCGGGCCAGCCCGCCGGCATGTTCTCCAACCTCTCTGCGGAGGTCACGACCTACATTAAAATAAGCAGTTGTTCCTTTCAGGCCGGGCGCCTCTTGACTGCCGTTAAAAATCCCTGCGGGCGAGCGAAATACTTCCCAGCGGGCATCTTTAATTTCAAAAGAAGTCTGGTCTGCCTTAAGCCTGCCGGTTGCTTCCAGCTCTGTCCCCAGGACAGACGCCTCCGCCAGCAATTCACCGGAATGAATCCGTTTCACCGAACAAAACCAGCTTTTCTGGTAGATCAATTTCATATGATAAAACCCCTTGTTGGTCCACTTTTTTTAAAGCCTACACCCCCGGGCGGCAGAGGGTGATAAAATTATTCAGGATCCGGGCCGTCACGCCCCAGATAAAATATTCACCGTATTCGTAAAAGTAAACGGGGAAAGACCACTGTTTCGACCAATTCTCTTTCTCTTTATAGCTTTCGGGCACCTTGTGGAATGGAAAATCAGCGGGGTAGCGGGTCGCTACTTCAACCGTGCTTGCCATGGGCGGAGAGATAAAATGTTCCAGCGGAGCTAAAAAAGTACCTGCAACCTCATTGGGGTTGGGATTGATTATATCCAGGTCCTCAATCAGCCCTAAAAAAGGATAGATCAGCGTGCCGGGCGGGGTAATCTGGTAGTCCAGGGGGCCAATCAAAACCACCTGGTCCCGGCGAATACCCAGTTCTTCAACAGCCTCGCGGATAGCCGTCTCCTGCGGC encodes:
- a CDS encoding DUF167 domain-containing protein, with the translated sequence MLPLKEEKDGVSFKVRVQPRASKNQVAGIFEDALRVRLTAPPVDGEANEACRAFLADLLSVGRGQVEILSGLTGRNKVVKIKGVSVSEVQKRLP
- a CDS encoding DUF2889 domain-containing protein; the encoded protein is MKLIYQKSWFCSVKRIHSGELLAEASVLGTELEATGRLKADQTSFEIKDARWEVFRSPAGIFNGSQEAPGLKGTTAYFNVGRDLRREVGEHAGGLARELLAECVKGIIQSETFLFRERGFPTLKSYCEHWRKFQVDTCRYQSNLHRVTRWWNEYVDGLQHGLNLFNRSKNCAVYLLADGLIVHSGFSDSYHELGLLSRLDLAGRVEECSGSFLRAPDQVCFECALLPGRLKGLVLTECAKKQLSEIVGGPQGCEHLADLAEELRKAVAYTLANIRKGGVV
- a CDS encoding NUDIX hydrolase, with the translated sequence MELIRRIAGRRPRIHNESECLVSAVLVPIVKKEGIPHVLFEVRSENLNRQPGEICFPGGKVEPEEMARPQETAIREAVEELGIRRDQVVLIGPLDYQITPPGTLIYPFLGLIEDLDIINPNPNEVAGTFLAPLEHFISPPMASTVEVATRYPADFPFHKVPESYKEKENWSKQWSFPVYFYEYGEYFIWGVTARILNNFITLCRPGV